The Parashewanella spongiae genome has a window encoding:
- a CDS encoding alpha/beta hydrolase family protein, protein MKKIILSLCISACLGSIVSNNAIAEDNPVKTVSTIEAFATMPQVSSVSVSPNGQKIAIVRATNREGDYIVEIRDTKDLGKKPVILGADRMKVQGVSWLNNEKIGVSFRQLLESGAHKYWTGQFAITDANGKGKWVLPSKKVRGFGIIDLLPNNKNEVLAQADTNSNGTPDVIRYNIKTNNYKTIMRGNSKQEGSFTPDADGEIRGASGWNRADTTIDLYARKKGSDDWQRVRQISPNLREQYEFLGFSKDRPNDVYIKANLGEDKAGIYTYNLENNIFSERLFGLENVDVDGVSFNPYTQQVTSYNYTSKHPQKYFVDESEQILYDSLKSIFKGKHVSITSRSKNDNAIIVRTMGDQDTGTFYLITDKKKVSPIGERLPLVDKSKLGKVKFITYKARDGRKVKAYVTIPSVGEKPYPAVVMPHGGPWARDINIFDEWSQLLASHGYIVIQPQFRGSEGFGLDHWKAGDKNWGLTMQDDNDDAALFLVKKGLASKDKLAIYGWSYGGYAAFVGSMRDNNIYQCAAAGAGVGDLGRWSAYINDNRFARELQRPTVKGISPVNQVDKVNIPLLVVHGDIDSRVTVKHSRAFVDKLKKYGKDYKYVELEDADHFSNTLFYPHKKVFYTELLNWLDNKCGMKPNII, encoded by the coding sequence ATGAAGAAAATTATCTTAAGTCTATGCATATCTGCCTGCTTAGGTAGCATCGTTAGCAATAATGCAATAGCAGAAGACAATCCTGTTAAGACTGTTTCAACTATTGAAGCCTTTGCAACTATGCCGCAAGTATCAAGTGTGTCGGTCTCTCCCAATGGCCAAAAAATAGCGATTGTAAGAGCAACCAATAGAGAAGGTGATTACATCGTTGAAATTCGCGACACCAAGGATTTAGGCAAGAAACCAGTTATTCTTGGGGCTGACAGAATGAAAGTACAAGGAGTATCTTGGTTAAACAATGAAAAAATTGGTGTTTCGTTCAGGCAGTTACTAGAAAGTGGAGCTCATAAATACTGGACTGGTCAATTTGCCATTACCGATGCCAATGGCAAAGGAAAATGGGTTTTGCCAAGCAAAAAAGTTAGAGGCTTTGGTATCATAGATCTTCTTCCAAATAATAAAAATGAAGTGTTGGCCCAAGCTGATACTAACTCCAATGGCACTCCTGATGTGATCCGTTACAACATAAAAACCAACAACTATAAAACTATAATGCGCGGCAACTCAAAGCAAGAAGGCAGCTTTACTCCTGACGCTGATGGTGAAATCCGCGGTGCATCGGGATGGAACAGAGCCGATACCACTATTGATTTATATGCTAGAAAAAAAGGAAGTGATGACTGGCAAAGAGTAAGACAAATATCTCCTAATTTAAGAGAGCAATATGAATTTTTAGGTTTTTCAAAAGATAGACCTAATGATGTATATATAAAAGCCAACCTAGGAGAAGATAAAGCAGGCATTTACACCTATAACCTTGAAAATAATATTTTTTCTGAAAGATTGTTTGGTCTAGAAAATGTTGATGTAGATGGAGTATCTTTCAATCCCTACACACAGCAAGTAACTAGCTACAATTACACTTCAAAGCACCCTCAAAAGTACTTTGTTGATGAAAGTGAGCAAATACTCTATGACTCTTTGAAAAGTATCTTCAAAGGAAAACACGTATCAATTACTAGCCGCTCCAAAAATGATAATGCCATAATTGTGCGCACGATGGGGGATCAAGATACCGGAACGTTTTATTTAATCACTGATAAAAAGAAAGTCAGCCCAATAGGCGAAAGACTACCTTTAGTGGATAAATCAAAACTCGGTAAAGTAAAGTTTATTACCTATAAAGCACGTGATGGTCGTAAGGTAAAAGCCTACGTGACGATACCTAGCGTAGGGGAAAAACCATACCCTGCGGTAGTAATGCCACATGGTGGGCCTTGGGCTCGTGACATTAACATTTTTGATGAGTGGTCTCAATTACTTGCATCGCATGGTTATATTGTTATCCAACCTCAATTTAGAGGCTCAGAAGGTTTTGGCTTAGATCATTGGAAGGCTGGTGATAAGAACTGGGGCTTAACCATGCAAGATGACAATGATGATGCAGCGTTGTTTTTAGTTAAAAAAGGATTAGCTTCAAAAGATAAATTGGCAATATATGGCTGGAGTTACGGTGGATATGCTGCTTTTGTTGGCTCAATGCGAGACAATAATATTTATCAATGTGCGGCTGCCGGTGCCGGAGTAGGTGATTTAGGTCGCTGGAGTGCTTATATTAACGACAATAGATTTGCAAGAGAACTTCAACGTCCTACAGTGAAAGGAATTTCTCCAGTAAACCAAGTCGATAAAGTAAACATTCCTCTATTGGTAGTACACGGTGATATTGACAGCCGTGTGACAGTAAAACACAGTAGAGCATTTGTAGATAAGCTTAAGAAATATGGCAAAGATTACAAATATGTAGAGCTTGAAGATGCCGATCACTTCAGTAATACTTTGTTTTATCCACATAAAAAAGTTTTCTATACTGAGCTACTCAATTGGTTAGATAACAAGTGCGGAATGAAACCAAACATTATTTAA
- a CDS encoding bifunctional diguanylate cyclase/phosphodiesterase, protein MTLFRQIYALLFGLFILVIVSVGYVQFTETQKFLTKQMESDINNASHSLGLMLVPALEAGDMVQAETLVNVIFEGGFYQQVKLVWQVDGKEQIWTNPMHIQGVPKWFTELELFTPIRIESTVTSGWLQLATLEITAHPGFGYHEMWRIMSNVVILFGTLFLITIVCARFGLSFLLAPLHGLAEHSRNMAKQQFGPDLPLPKTRELQDVVQAFNNMSSKLGKVFVSLDTEVANLREKNLIDNVSGLPNRQYMMGRLDSWLAEPGSGAVLLVKFDWLETVHSKYGYQVRDQTIRILSEMLQKELDQISPSVVARIAAFEFAFLVTDVEHEQLSRYLQCLIRTVNQELSKAGCKPNQEFSIGIAERNGEMKTSDILAQADNAQQQATLENKAFVWLESDHKQRLNREQWRASLSEAIEGQKFRFRWQSVQLCGGNKVLHREVYCQLELEDEFIHAGQFMPYIELLSLGSLLDKCLIQSVYDIGLAEKHSEPLAINLTQQSIKDVDFHDWLQEFLAGCKHTKKLCFELPEAAVHSDLESCKRLCEVVRDNGAQIGIDHFGRQLGSMGYLQQLLPDYVKLDQAFSNRVVETDTRELCHALINVAKGLDIMVVATGIQYTEELAHFTKLNINSYQGFIQPPEDINV, encoded by the coding sequence ATGACGTTATTTCGACAAATATACGCCTTACTATTTGGTCTGTTTATTTTGGTGATCGTAAGTGTGGGGTATGTACAATTCACAGAAACACAAAAATTTTTGACCAAGCAAATGGAATCTGACATCAATAATGCCAGTCACTCACTGGGATTGATGTTAGTACCTGCACTAGAAGCTGGGGATATGGTTCAAGCTGAAACTTTGGTCAATGTCATTTTCGAAGGCGGTTTTTATCAACAAGTGAAATTGGTTTGGCAAGTAGATGGTAAAGAGCAAATTTGGACCAACCCAATGCACATCCAAGGTGTTCCAAAATGGTTTACCGAATTAGAATTGTTTACACCTATCCGTATAGAAAGTACCGTTACTTCTGGTTGGTTGCAGCTCGCAACATTAGAAATTACCGCCCACCCTGGGTTTGGCTACCATGAAATGTGGCGCATCATGTCAAATGTGGTCATTTTATTTGGCACTCTGTTTTTAATTACAATTGTTTGTGCCAGATTTGGATTGAGTTTTTTGCTAGCTCCCTTGCATGGTCTCGCGGAACATTCTCGAAATATGGCGAAACAGCAATTTGGCCCTGATCTGCCGTTGCCCAAGACACGTGAGCTGCAAGATGTCGTGCAAGCTTTCAACAACATGTCGAGCAAACTCGGTAAGGTATTTGTCTCTTTAGATACAGAAGTAGCTAATTTGCGTGAGAAAAATTTAATTGATAACGTTTCAGGCTTGCCAAATCGGCAATATATGATGGGTCGTTTGGACAGCTGGCTAGCCGAACCAGGAAGCGGTGCAGTGTTGTTGGTCAAATTTGATTGGCTGGAAACCGTACACAGTAAATATGGCTATCAAGTCAGAGACCAAACCATTCGTATTCTTTCAGAGATGCTCCAAAAAGAATTAGATCAAATATCACCTTCAGTTGTCGCACGTATTGCCGCCTTTGAATTTGCATTTTTGGTTACCGACGTCGAGCATGAACAATTAAGTCGTTATTTACAGTGTTTAATTCGAACCGTAAATCAAGAACTCAGCAAAGCAGGATGTAAGCCAAATCAAGAATTCTCCATAGGTATTGCTGAGCGTAATGGCGAGATGAAAACTTCTGATATTCTGGCTCAAGCGGACAATGCACAGCAACAAGCCACCTTAGAAAATAAAGCCTTCGTTTGGCTGGAGTCTGATCATAAACAGCGGCTCAATCGAGAACAATGGCGTGCCAGTTTATCAGAGGCCATTGAAGGTCAGAAGTTCCGATTCCGTTGGCAATCGGTACAATTATGTGGTGGCAATAAGGTGCTACACCGTGAGGTATATTGTCAATTAGAGTTAGAGGATGAATTCATTCATGCGGGGCAATTTATGCCTTACATCGAATTATTGTCCTTAGGCAGTTTATTGGATAAATGTCTGATTCAATCGGTGTATGACATTGGTCTTGCGGAAAAACACTCTGAACCTTTAGCGATAAATCTTACCCAACAAAGTATTAAGGATGTTGACTTTCACGATTGGTTACAAGAATTTCTAGCAGGTTGTAAACATACTAAAAAGCTATGCTTTGAATTACCTGAAGCTGCTGTTCATAGTGATCTTGAATCTTGTAAACGATTATGCGAAGTAGTTCGAGACAATGGTGCTCAAATAGGGATTGATCATTTTGGTCGCCAGCTTGGCTCTATGGGCTATCTTCAGCAGTTATTGCCAGACTATGTAAAATTAGATCAAGCATTTTCTAATCGAGTGGTTGAAACGGATACTCGGGAATTGTGCCACGCCTTAATTAATGTCGCAAAAGGGCTTGATATCATGGTGGTTGCTACAGGCATTCAATACACTGAAGAGTTGGCGCATTTTACAAAACTTAATATCAATTCTTATCAAGGGTTTATTCAGCCTCCAGAAGATATAAACGTTTAA
- the rsd gene encoding sigma D regulator translates to MLKKLENAEQKWGGANKLIDQWLSSRRNLLVNYFQVAGLPPYDSDEKSLPPFENVKTFCNLLVDYVSEGHFEVYDQVVTACEKQGESGQTLARELLPKISSSTDFVLDFSDKYTSASSDNILLELDDDLSRLGSSIENRFAYEDELLEVLHEYYS, encoded by the coding sequence ATGCTAAAAAAGTTAGAAAACGCCGAACAGAAATGGGGCGGGGCAAATAAGCTTATCGATCAATGGCTAAGCAGTCGTCGTAATCTGTTGGTAAATTATTTCCAAGTAGCGGGTTTACCGCCTTATGACAGTGATGAAAAGTCACTGCCTCCTTTTGAAAATGTTAAAACATTCTGTAACTTATTGGTTGATTATGTCTCAGAAGGACATTTTGAAGTGTACGATCAAGTGGTGACAGCTTGTGAAAAACAAGGTGAGTCAGGGCAAACCTTAGCCCGTGAATTATTGCCAAAAATCAGCAGTAGTACCGACTTTGTACTCGATTTCAGTGATAAATATACATCAGCCTCGAGTGATAATATTTTATTAGAGTTAGACGATGACTTGTCACGCTTAGGTTCATCAATCGAAAATCGTTTCGCCTATGAAGATGAATTGTTAGAAGTGCTGCATGAGTATTATTCTTAG
- the hemE gene encoding uroporphyrinogen decarboxylase, translating to MAELKNDRYLRALLKQPVDRTPVWMMRQAGRYLPEYREVRAQAGDFMSLCRNAELACEVTLQPLRRYDLDAAILFSDILTVPDAMGLGLYFEAGEGPKFERPTDTIAAIEKLSIPDPEDELGYVMNAVSTIRRELNGEVPLIGFSGSPWTLATYMVEGGSSKTFEKIKKMAYAEPKALHMLLDKLTDSVILYLNAQVANGAQSLMIFDSWGGALSHQAYREFSLRYMHKIVDGLTRHADGRQVPVTLFTKGGGLWLESMAETGCDALGLDWTVDIGDARRRVGEKVALQGNMDPSMLYASPARIEQEVQQILASYGNGTGHVFNLGHGIHQYVDPEHAGAFIKAVTENSAQYHKPK from the coding sequence ATGGCAGAATTAAAAAATGATCGTTACCTACGGGCATTGTTGAAGCAGCCCGTAGACAGAACCCCAGTTTGGATGATGCGTCAGGCTGGACGTTACCTCCCTGAATACCGTGAAGTGCGTGCTCAAGCTGGAGATTTTATGTCTCTATGCCGTAATGCCGAACTTGCTTGTGAAGTCACCCTTCAGCCGTTACGTCGTTATGACTTAGATGCCGCCATTTTATTTTCGGACATTTTAACTGTACCGGATGCCATGGGCTTAGGATTGTATTTTGAAGCTGGTGAAGGCCCTAAGTTTGAGCGCCCTACTGACACTATTGCCGCTATCGAAAAGCTCTCTATTCCTGATCCTGAAGATGAATTAGGCTATGTGATGAATGCAGTCAGCACCATCCGCCGTGAGCTTAACGGTGAAGTACCGCTGATTGGTTTCTCTGGCTCACCATGGACGCTCGCGACTTATATGGTTGAAGGCGGTTCAAGCAAAACCTTTGAAAAAATCAAAAAGATGGCATACGCTGAGCCCAAAGCATTACACATGTTATTGGATAAATTGACTGATTCGGTCATTTTATATCTTAATGCACAGGTTGCTAATGGTGCGCAATCGTTGATGATATTTGACTCATGGGGCGGCGCATTGTCACACCAGGCTTATCGTGAGTTTTCGTTGCGTTATATGCACAAAATTGTCGATGGATTAACTCGCCATGCTGATGGTCGTCAAGTACCTGTAACCTTATTTACTAAAGGTGGAGGCTTGTGGCTTGAATCAATGGCAGAAACGGGTTGTGATGCGTTAGGCTTGGATTGGACGGTTGATATTGGTGATGCTCGTCGCCGTGTCGGTGAGAAAGTGGCTTTGCAAGGCAATATGGATCCTTCCATGCTTTATGCATCACCTGCTCGTATCGAACAAGAAGTTCAGCAAATCCTTGCAAGTTACGGTAATGGTACAGGTCATGTATTCAACTTAGGCCACGGTATCCATCAGTATGTTGATCCTGAGCATGCGGGTGCGTTCATCAAAGCAGTTACTGAAAACTCGGCGCAATATCATAAACCTAAATAG
- a CDS encoding TonB-dependent receptor domain-containing protein, with protein sequence MNSFAADEVEKPVAQTQNTADELLEEEEETERIVVTGSRIRRAEFSEASPVQVISGDISRELGLFDAGSMLQSSNQALGVQYDSSFGGFVLDNGPGAATIGFRNLGAERTLVLINGRRMAPAGVGGAPTAADLNLIPGVMIDRIENLFDGASTVYGSDAVAGVANVILKSDIEGFEFDVSGTKPKGSGGEQITLSGMWGTTFDNGHLVVGAEYLERDAVSRAGNDWAKGCNERIWETNDGRIITRNAPTGPTARGDVDTCATFPLTNRITVNNFYGSLYSTPGFTNTGIPGWSETTVSMNTYNQFSDTAGWIPYDNDGDGEPDYAYVDGNGDGFIDVDLQDPRYAFQQSDKYNDSDYIAKNQRYSLMLSGEHNLQDDNDTTVYYEGLYSARKSPQVYDGAQIFEWVTPRNPYNVCGVNGVNCLGQIGGDFIPTWVRPVINLQGDRDYAEVDVSQYRAVTGITGNLSALEGIGLNNWYYDVYVSQSASSGTDIRQGINEERLKHSLDTSVLNDDGSVTCGDGTDGCVPVNLFSENIYQPSGGRLTPEEEEYLFIERYIKTEVSQFIVNGFIGGDLFTLPWNEESVAMILGAEYRKDKIESDPNAATSEGLLWGYFSDKGADGTRFMREAFTEFELPLVRGQSWAEEITLTASGRISDESFYDTAHTYSLKAVYRPTDWLTFRGTKGTSYRAPNLRERFLNGTSGFNTVFDPCVVPTDARISDPLNPNAADGYDAGLDERSDTTLAACRADGLDPTSLGLGTGDADFTDSYSVEIETGGTEELTPETSVAKTWGFVLEQPFSEDFDLSISATRYDIEVTNSIAEPSAGYSIGQCYSSDGVRSFCSRLGRDENGQISLVDGSFVNVGLLTSKGYDYNLYYSQEFILFDKGLDVSFDLQATQTTESLFDILGSVDDNLGEPDVPEWRGTAHLRMEYDNFVFNWQTQYIGGGREDWLDDDEEDFTSDNIGCRGLRNADGSEVLCREVGFTDDYFTHTASVGYEWDNYYIAFTVRNVLNEAPPRVDPNGSWSSNNVPLGVGYSQPRSFVLSASARF encoded by the coding sequence ATGAATAGTTTTGCAGCAGATGAAGTTGAAAAGCCTGTAGCTCAAACACAAAACACAGCAGATGAATTACTTGAAGAAGAAGAAGAAACAGAACGAATTGTTGTAACCGGATCACGTATCCGTAGAGCTGAATTTTCAGAAGCATCACCAGTTCAGGTTATCAGTGGTGATATTTCGCGTGAACTCGGTCTTTTTGATGCAGGTTCAATGCTGCAATCATCAAACCAGGCTTTAGGTGTGCAATATGATAGCTCTTTCGGTGGGTTCGTATTAGACAATGGCCCTGGTGCGGCAACTATTGGCTTTCGAAACCTTGGGGCTGAACGAACGTTAGTCTTAATTAATGGACGCCGTATGGCTCCAGCTGGTGTGGGTGGCGCACCAACTGCAGCGGATTTAAACTTGATCCCAGGTGTAATGATCGACCGCATCGAGAATCTATTTGATGGTGCATCTACAGTTTATGGTTCTGATGCCGTAGCTGGTGTAGCAAACGTCATCTTAAAATCTGACATCGAAGGGTTTGAATTTGACGTTTCAGGTACAAAGCCTAAAGGTTCTGGTGGCGAGCAAATTACTCTATCGGGCATGTGGGGCACAACATTCGACAATGGTCACTTAGTAGTAGGTGCTGAGTATTTAGAACGTGATGCTGTTTCTCGTGCAGGTAACGACTGGGCTAAAGGTTGTAATGAACGCATCTGGGAAACGAACGATGGCCGTATCATTACTCGTAATGCGCCGACAGGCCCAACAGCAAGAGGCGACGTTGACACCTGTGCCACTTTCCCACTAACGAACCGTATTACAGTAAACAACTTTTACGGCAGCTTATATTCCACTCCAGGTTTTACCAACACTGGCATTCCTGGTTGGAGTGAAACAACTGTAAGCATGAATACATACAACCAGTTTAGTGATACCGCAGGTTGGATACCGTACGACAATGATGGAGATGGTGAACCTGACTATGCCTACGTTGATGGTAATGGTGATGGTTTTATAGACGTTGATTTACAAGACCCGCGCTATGCCTTCCAACAGTCTGACAAATATAACGACAGTGATTATATCGCAAAAAACCAGCGTTACTCACTGATGTTAAGTGGTGAACACAATCTGCAAGACGATAACGACACTACCGTCTACTATGAAGGGCTATACAGCGCTCGAAAATCTCCTCAAGTTTACGATGGTGCTCAAATTTTCGAATGGGTGACACCACGTAACCCCTATAATGTTTGTGGCGTAAACGGTGTTAACTGTTTAGGGCAAATTGGCGGTGATTTCATTCCTACATGGGTGAGACCTGTAATCAACCTTCAAGGTGATCGTGACTATGCAGAAGTAGATGTATCACAATATCGTGCCGTTACCGGCATCACGGGTAATTTGTCAGCTTTAGAAGGCATTGGTCTTAATAACTGGTACTACGACGTTTATGTTTCACAAAGCGCTTCTAGTGGTACTGATATCCGTCAAGGTATTAATGAAGAACGCTTAAAGCACTCATTAGATACCTCTGTACTGAATGATGATGGCTCTGTAACTTGTGGCGATGGCACTGACGGCTGTGTACCTGTTAACCTGTTTTCTGAAAACATCTATCAGCCAAGTGGTGGCCGCCTCACTCCAGAAGAAGAAGAATATTTATTCATTGAGAGATACATAAAAACTGAAGTTTCTCAGTTTATCGTCAATGGCTTCATCGGTGGTGATTTATTCACTCTTCCATGGAATGAAGAATCTGTTGCTATGATTTTAGGTGCGGAATACCGTAAAGATAAAATCGAGTCAGATCCTAATGCTGCGACTTCAGAAGGGTTGTTGTGGGGTTACTTTTCCGATAAAGGTGCTGACGGGACGCGTTTCATGCGTGAAGCGTTTACCGAATTTGAACTGCCATTAGTTCGTGGTCAAAGTTGGGCTGAAGAAATCACCCTGACTGCATCGGGCCGTATTTCAGATGAAAGTTTTTACGACACCGCTCACACATACAGCCTAAAAGCTGTGTATCGTCCAACTGACTGGCTGACTTTCCGTGGTACCAAAGGCACTTCGTATCGTGCACCTAACTTACGAGAGCGTTTCCTTAACGGTACATCTGGGTTTAATACAGTTTTTGACCCGTGCGTAGTGCCTACGGATGCCCGTATTTCTGACCCTTTAAATCCAAATGCTGCAGATGGTTATGATGCTGGTCTTGATGAGCGTTCAGATACAACTCTTGCGGCCTGTAGAGCTGATGGATTAGATCCAACAAGCTTAGGTCTAGGGACTGGAGATGCTGACTTTACTGACAGTTACAGTGTTGAAATCGAAACGGGTGGTACAGAGGAATTAACCCCTGAAACATCAGTGGCTAAAACTTGGGGCTTTGTGCTAGAGCAACCATTCTCTGAAGACTTTGATCTATCTATTTCGGCTACGCGTTATGATATCGAAGTCACAAACAGTATAGCGGAACCAAGTGCTGGTTATAGCATCGGTCAATGTTATTCAAGTGACGGTGTTCGCTCATTTTGTAGTCGCTTAGGCCGTGACGAAAATGGTCAAATCAGCCTTGTTGATGGTAGTTTTGTTAACGTTGGTTTATTAACATCAAAAGGTTACGACTATAACCTATATTACAGTCAGGAATTCATATTGTTTGATAAAGGGCTAGACGTCAGCTTTGACTTACAGGCAACCCAAACTACTGAAAGCCTATTTGATATTTTAGGTAGTGTTGACGATAACCTAGGTGAACCTGATGTACCTGAATGGCGTGGTACTGCGCATCTTCGTATGGAATACGATAATTTTGTATTTAACTGGCAAACTCAGTATATCGGCGGTGGTCGTGAAGACTGGTTAGATGACGATGAAGAAGACTTCACATCTGACAACATTGGTTGTCGTGGTCTAAGAAACGCGGATGGCTCAGAAGTATTGTGTCGTGAAGTAGGCTTTACTGATGATTACTTTACCCATACTGCCTCTGTTGGTTATGAATGGGATAATTATTATATAGCCTTTACAGTTCGTAATGTTCTGAACGAAGCACCACCAAGAGTAGATCCAAATGGTTCTTGGTCAAGCAACAACGTTCCATTAGGTGTTGGTTATTCACAACCACGTTCATTTGTATTAAGCGCTTCTGCACGCTTCTAA